From the Solibacillus sp. FSL R5-0449 genome, one window contains:
- a CDS encoding AraC family transcriptional regulator, whose product MRRIQTNDLIKFFANSAIQYADLFVTSLAPNVHDTNRNTAPCLNGLVITLSGSANFSLNGEVYAINKGVILHAGPNMAIDIKVTSKEPWHYTVLHYAMLNRPFSLDIGHFEIAAGHHHKLDYLVHQLIHFEKIPGDMNRLKCKSLFLQLVEFIVICAKMQTSNNVVDQAITFITEHYNLPITIAEIAEEVGCDRRRFAYLFDKQIGMSPIQFLTEIRLKQSRELLRTTSIPIKEIAELIGYQDAFYFCRVFKKQYHMTPTNFRKQYLTV is encoded by the coding sequence GTGAGGAGAATTCAAACGAACGATTTAATAAAATTTTTCGCCAACTCAGCGATTCAATATGCAGATTTATTTGTAACAAGTTTAGCTCCTAATGTACATGATACCAATCGCAATACAGCACCATGTTTAAATGGACTCGTTATTACTCTGTCGGGAAGCGCAAATTTTTCACTGAATGGGGAAGTATATGCGATAAATAAAGGAGTAATCCTTCATGCCGGACCTAATATGGCGATTGATATTAAAGTTACAAGTAAGGAACCATGGCATTATACGGTACTGCATTATGCGATGTTAAACCGTCCTTTTTCATTGGATATAGGCCATTTTGAAATCGCAGCTGGTCATCATCATAAATTGGATTATTTAGTCCACCAATTAATCCATTTCGAAAAGATACCGGGTGATATGAACCGGCTGAAATGTAAATCTCTGTTCCTGCAGTTGGTAGAATTCATAGTTATTTGTGCAAAAATGCAAACTTCAAACAATGTAGTGGACCAGGCGATTACATTTATAACCGAACACTATAATTTACCTATAACAATAGCAGAAATCGCTGAGGAGGTAGGGTGTGACCGTCGTAGATTTGCCTATTTGTTTGATAAGCAAATCGGCATGTCACCAATTCAATTTTTAACGGAAATCCGATTAAAACAATCCCGTGAATTGCTACGTACGACATCAATTCCGATTAAGGAGATTGCTGAACTAATCGGTTATCAAGATGCATTCTACTTTTGCCGAGTTTTTAAAAAGCAATATCACATGACACCGACAAATTTCCGTAAGCAATATTTAACTGTTTAG
- a CDS encoding iron ABC transporter permease has protein sequence MNFSYRHFILFSTILPVLIVVVTIMSISMGTKSIALETILDAFTRYDKENVDHQIIWSGRVPRALAVLFVGAFLATAGAIMQGVTRNFLASPSIMGVTDGSAFFITMAFVFLPGISSFNLVLLSMLGSLFGGALVFGFASIIKNGLSPVRLAIIGTVIGTFISSTGTAIAMYHQISQTITMWYNSKVHMVEMELIYLCVPIGMIGLLLAISLARAVTITALGEDVAVGLGQDTRIVKVLSMLAVAILTGTAVALVGKVAFVGLVVPHIVRMLVGVDYRVIIPCSAVMGAFFLAGCDLVSRYINFPFETPIGVVTALIGVPFFLYLIRRKGGEKYDA, from the coding sequence TTGAATTTTTCATACCGGCATTTCATTTTATTTTCAACAATATTGCCTGTTCTGATTGTTGTTGTGACAATCATGTCGATTTCGATGGGTACAAAATCAATAGCGCTTGAAACGATTCTCGATGCATTTACCCGTTACGATAAAGAAAATGTAGATCACCAAATAATATGGTCTGGTCGGGTACCTAGAGCGCTTGCTGTATTGTTTGTTGGTGCATTTTTAGCAACAGCAGGGGCAATTATGCAAGGGGTTACTCGAAATTTCCTTGCATCGCCATCAATTATGGGTGTAACGGACGGTTCAGCCTTTTTTATAACGATGGCCTTTGTTTTTTTGCCTGGGATATCAAGTTTTAATTTAGTCCTTCTTTCTATGCTGGGTTCACTTTTTGGCGGTGCACTTGTATTTGGTTTTGCATCCATCATTAAAAATGGCCTATCTCCTGTAAGACTGGCAATTATCGGTACGGTAATCGGTACATTTATAAGCAGCACCGGAACTGCAATTGCGATGTATCATCAAATTTCACAAACGATTACAATGTGGTACAACTCGAAAGTACATATGGTAGAAATGGAATTAATTTATTTATGTGTTCCAATTGGAATGATCGGACTATTACTGGCAATTTCATTGGCACGTGCTGTAACGATTACAGCGCTTGGTGAAGATGTTGCTGTCGGCTTGGGGCAGGACACAAGAATAGTAAAAGTATTAAGCATGTTAGCTGTTGCTATATTGACGGGTACTGCTGTAGCTCTTGTCGGGAAAGTAGCTTTTGTCGGTTTAGTCGTACCTCATATTGTAAGAATGCTTGTGGGCGTCGACTACCGTGTAATTATTCCTTGTTCGGCTGTTATGGGTGCCTTTTTCCTTGCAGGCTGTGACCTCGTAAGCCGATACATCAATTTTCCGTTTGAAACACCGATTGGAGTAGTAACGGCACTAATCGGGGTACCGTTTTTCTTATATTTAATTCGACGTAAAGGCGGTGAAAAATATGACGCTTAA
- a CDS encoding alpha/beta hydrolase-fold protein: MQSMYNGYSYIVDIYEPNEIPPAEGFPVIIVLDGTRYNKLMYETMAMQLRNRKKTLVDPAIIVGIGHDEKDIPKQRFYDFTAPAVHYHFPVRRGKVMQELPAGGAVQLMDFILQQIVPMLQEKYAVDDQKISLYGHSLGGLFVLWSYLIYPDSFYKYVALSPSIWWNDHELFRTIQQVENPIEAPIFIGVGGKEGDMVDDAQKFAAMASEKWMNCEFYIAESENHASVIPTTMSRVLRFLRSDD; encoded by the coding sequence ATGCAATCAATGTACAATGGCTATTCTTATATTGTGGACATTTACGAACCGAATGAAATCCCTCCGGCAGAAGGGTTTCCGGTAATCATCGTGTTGGATGGAACACGCTACAATAAACTGATGTATGAAACAATGGCAATGCAGTTGCGAAACAGGAAAAAAACATTGGTTGATCCTGCAATTATTGTTGGTATCGGCCATGATGAAAAGGATATTCCAAAACAGCGATTTTATGATTTCACGGCACCGGCAGTTCATTATCATTTTCCTGTTCGCAGGGGGAAAGTGATGCAGGAGCTTCCGGCTGGAGGAGCAGTACAATTGATGGATTTTATTTTGCAGCAAATTGTACCGATGCTTCAGGAAAAATATGCAGTTGACGATCAGAAAATATCGCTGTATGGACACTCGTTAGGCGGATTATTTGTATTGTGGAGTTATTTAATTTATCCTGACAGCTTTTATAAATATGTAGCTTTAAGCCCATCGATTTGGTGGAATGATCATGAGCTTTTTCGGACAATTCAACAAGTGGAAAATCCTATTGAAGCACCTATATTCATAGGAGTTGGAGGGAAAGAGGGCGATATGGTTGATGATGCGCAGAAATTCGCTGCAATGGCTTCTGAGAAATGGATGAACTGTGAATTTTATATAGCAGAAAGCGAAAATCACGCATCTGTCATTCCGACTACAATGAGCCGGGTTCTACGATTTTTAAGATCAGATGACTAA
- a CDS encoding iron ABC transporter permease, with protein MTLKKTKWLFIIGILFFMLLLAMYIHLTSGAFTMTTPEVFKTLLRIDSTEQFDLVIFDFRLPRIITAALVGMGLAMAGVVLQGITKNTLADPGIIGINAGAGCAIVIFMFFFHVELIDVEINSLIKILIVPIFGFAGGAIAAAIILVISYKHGRMDMQRLILTGIAINTGFSAVTLFWSLKMDEGDYQAAAIWMNGSIYNSNWYFVSAMMPWLIILGIYIYRKAYLLDYFQLEEETITSLGISIEKEKIKLMLASVGLVSACVSVSGSIGFIGLMAPHIARQLVGIHHRYMMPVSLFIGAVLLVFSDYVAKTVFSPVELSVGIVVSLVGIPYFLYLLVKSKG; from the coding sequence ATGACGCTTAAAAAAACAAAATGGCTGTTTATAATCGGCATACTGTTTTTCATGCTTTTATTAGCAATGTATATCCATTTAACGAGCGGTGCGTTTACCATGACGACACCGGAAGTATTTAAAACTTTACTGCGGATTGATTCAACAGAACAATTTGATTTAGTCATTTTTGATTTTAGGCTTCCTAGAATCATTACGGCTGCACTTGTCGGTATGGGCCTTGCGATGGCTGGCGTTGTACTTCAGGGGATTACAAAAAATACGCTTGCTGATCCGGGAATTATCGGAATTAACGCCGGTGCAGGATGTGCAATTGTTATCTTCATGTTTTTCTTCCATGTCGAACTTATTGATGTGGAAATAAACAGCCTTATAAAAATATTAATTGTTCCGATTTTTGGTTTTGCAGGAGGAGCAATAGCTGCAGCAATTATATTGGTCATTTCATATAAACATGGACGAATGGATATGCAAAGGCTGATATTAACAGGGATTGCGATTAACACCGGCTTTAGTGCGGTTACTTTATTCTGGTCATTGAAAATGGATGAAGGGGATTATCAGGCGGCCGCTATTTGGATGAATGGATCCATTTATAATTCCAACTGGTATTTCGTTAGTGCAATGATGCCATGGCTGATTATTTTAGGTATTTATATTTACCGGAAAGCCTATTTGCTCGACTACTTTCAATTGGAGGAAGAGACGATTACTAGTCTTGGAATTAGTATTGAAAAGGAAAAAATTAAACTAATGCTTGCAAGTGTCGGACTTGTCAGTGCCTGTGTTTCCGTTTCAGGAAGCATAGGGTTCATTGGATTAATGGCACCGCATATTGCAAGACAGCTAGTCGGAATTCATCATCGCTACATGATGCCAGTAAGCCTTTTTATAGGGGCAGTATTGCTTGTGTTTTCAGATTATGTAGCAAAAACGGTCTTTTCACCTGTAGAGCTCTCTGTCGGGATAGTCGTATCACTTGTCGGGATTCCTTATTTTCTGTATTTGCTTGTAAAATCGAAAGGGTGA
- a CDS encoding TraB/GumN family protein, with protein MKKMTKTVLATTLGTTLMLTSIIPAVKADEVTPDISSWAIGTLNEGEKYGIFPIEWYYDGFRSAITKERLNNLIELTEQKIASLNLEKKEKFNPVAVKGDGTRGDIINLLYNIVGQYKLDTVDDAVTYMQKHKVLQGSEKGLMLDQKATTQHAVIFAVRLIQNTFEQANAGAKGVAWVVEDEDTKVYLLGSIHVGTPDLYPMHKKLTKAFDESDGLFVEANLLDPTGMDYYIEKAMFNDGRTIKEVVSEETYAKLQKVAAQLEMPMEELEMQKPWLLSNNFSSMMMDGAFGLTAEEMAMHGVDMQFLLSAYLQQKPIYELEGINAQVDMFEALSPEAQEESLVAALDGILEPADQSEEDVQLMADWFTNWVKGDVEKFAESLSEMEGDTSEFNQMLFGKRDAEMATKLVDVLEEQKGTFFVVVGAGHFLVDKNIRYHLKESGYEVKPFYQ; from the coding sequence ATGAAAAAGATGACTAAAACCGTTTTAGCTACTACATTGGGGACTACATTGATGCTGACATCAATTATTCCTGCCGTTAAAGCTGATGAAGTAACTCCGGATATAAGCAGCTGGGCAATCGGTACTTTGAATGAAGGCGAAAAATACGGAATTTTTCCGATTGAATGGTACTATGATGGTTTCCGTTCAGCGATTACTAAGGAACGTTTAAATAATTTAATTGAACTCACTGAACAAAAGATTGCAAGTTTAAATTTAGAGAAGAAAGAAAAGTTTAATCCAGTTGCGGTTAAAGGCGATGGTACACGTGGTGATATTATAAACCTTCTCTATAATATTGTCGGTCAATACAAATTAGATACAGTAGATGACGCTGTAACATATATGCAGAAACATAAAGTTTTACAAGGCTCTGAAAAAGGCTTGATGCTCGATCAAAAAGCTACGACACAACATGCGGTTATTTTTGCCGTACGACTAATCCAGAATACATTTGAGCAGGCAAATGCAGGCGCGAAAGGTGTTGCATGGGTAGTGGAAGATGAAGATACCAAAGTATATTTGCTGGGCTCAATCCATGTAGGAACGCCGGATCTTTACCCAATGCATAAAAAACTGACAAAAGCCTTTGATGAATCGGACGGCCTTTTTGTTGAAGCAAACTTATTAGATCCTACTGGTATGGATTATTATATTGAAAAAGCGATGTTTAACGATGGTCGTACAATTAAAGAAGTTGTAAGTGAAGAAACATATGCAAAACTTCAAAAGGTCGCTGCACAGCTTGAAATGCCAATGGAAGAGCTGGAAATGCAAAAGCCATGGCTGCTCTCCAATAATTTTTCGTCGATGATGATGGATGGGGCGTTTGGGTTAACAGCAGAAGAAATGGCGATGCATGGGGTAGATATGCAATTTCTATTAAGCGCCTACTTACAGCAAAAACCTATTTATGAGCTGGAAGGAATCAACGCACAAGTCGATATGTTTGAAGCATTATCGCCAGAAGCACAGGAAGAATCCTTAGTAGCAGCACTTGACGGTATTTTGGAGCCTGCTGATCAGTCCGAAGAAGATGTTCAGCTTATGGCTGATTGGTTTACGAATTGGGTTAAAGGAGATGTAGAAAAGTTTGCGGAAAGTTTGAGTGAAATGGAAGGAGATACTTCTGAGTTCAACCAGATGCTGTTCGGTAAACGTGATGCAGAAATGGCGACAAAGCTTGTGGATGTATTGGAAGAACAAAAAGGGACTTTCTTTGTCGTTGTCGGCGCGGGTCACTTTTTAGTTGATAAAAATATCCGCTATCACTTAAAAGAAAGCGGGTATGAAGTAAAACCGTTTTATCAATAA
- a CDS encoding GlpM family protein, translating to MFYVIQFILGGTVMLLASWLSKSNLHFLSGIITLLPILTLLNMRLQVKNMTDETFHIVQQNAIFGAVGMVLFTVLVFYFSGLWKPGYAILGALSIYIIFMLAGRPLLTILQS from the coding sequence GTGTTTTACGTAATTCAATTTATTCTTGGCGGTACAGTGATGCTGCTCGCTTCTTGGTTAAGCAAATCGAATTTGCACTTCTTATCCGGCATAATTACATTGCTCCCGATATTAACGTTGCTTAATATGCGGCTGCAAGTGAAAAATATGACGGATGAAACATTTCATATTGTGCAACAGAACGCCATTTTCGGGGCTGTCGGCATGGTCCTGTTTACTGTCCTTGTTTTTTATTTTTCAGGTTTATGGAAACCTGGATATGCTATTTTAGGAGCCCTTTCAATCTATATCATTTTCATGCTCGCCGGCAGACCTTTGCTTACTATATTGCAATCATAA
- a CDS encoding ABC transporter substrate-binding protein, whose protein sequence is MKKYRTLIGAGAIALLLAACNDEVDSSSAAESENKTDQVTSEEKPVADKAIQQKITYLGNDYDVPANVETIITASLEAMEDAAVLGVKPAGVISTDGTTIPKYLEADLAGAAVVGSKKEPSTEAMLSLNPDVILGTSKWDEAQMSNYNKIATTFPYSHISINWKENLLLFGQIAGKESEAQKALDDYDKQLASTKESIANSELKDKKVVIIRVRGGLSVYPAGVYLNPSIYEDFGFTVPEELNSIEAQTTITYETLAEWNPDIIFLQFADDENKDTPELLQEILDNPIFNSTTAAKTNNVHVNLIDALAQGGTAWSKINFLKAFNENVLK, encoded by the coding sequence ATGAAGAAATATCGTACATTAATTGGTGCAGGGGCAATTGCATTATTGCTTGCTGCATGCAATGATGAGGTGGATTCATCATCTGCAGCTGAATCAGAAAATAAAACAGATCAAGTTACAAGTGAAGAAAAACCTGTTGCAGATAAAGCAATACAACAAAAAATTACTTATCTAGGAAACGACTATGATGTACCTGCAAATGTGGAAACAATTATTACAGCAAGTTTGGAAGCGATGGAAGATGCTGCAGTACTCGGTGTAAAGCCTGCGGGTGTTATTTCTACGGATGGCACGACTATTCCTAAATATTTGGAGGCAGATTTGGCAGGGGCAGCAGTTGTCGGTTCCAAAAAAGAGCCAAGTACCGAGGCAATGCTTTCTTTAAACCCTGATGTAATTTTAGGTACTAGCAAATGGGATGAAGCGCAAATGTCGAATTATAACAAAATAGCAACGACATTCCCGTACTCTCATATTTCTATAAACTGGAAAGAAAATTTATTATTATTTGGCCAAATAGCCGGTAAAGAATCAGAAGCACAGAAAGCATTGGATGACTATGATAAGCAATTAGCCAGTACGAAAGAATCGATTGCCAACAGTGAGCTGAAAGATAAAAAGGTTGTAATCATTCGTGTACGTGGCGGTTTGTCGGTCTATCCTGCTGGAGTATATTTAAACCCTTCTATTTATGAAGATTTTGGTTTTACAGTACCAGAAGAATTGAATTCAATAGAAGCACAAACAACGATTACATATGAAACATTGGCAGAGTGGAATCCGGATATAATTTTCCTTCAATTTGCTGATGATGAAAATAAAGATACGCCTGAGTTATTACAGGAGATTTTAGATAATCCGATTTTTAACAGTACAACTGCTGCTAAAACAAATAATGTGCATGTTAATCTTATAGATGCATTGGCACAGGGAGGGACAGCTTGGTCAAAAATTAACTTCCTGAAAGCATTTAATGAGAACGTACTAAAATAA
- a CDS encoding YusW family protein: MKKFALICALSTTALLVGCGDSEEATNLPDNAPTEQNTMNQTSTVTETTDAPFNFTHFDLDIEYADDKSYDVSYENEASRAEAQIEDEVNNTKLEGNEATNKLVPIFESFTLDKDTPDDEVIDEVLQKFEQPDSFLELELEIKFADGTVKEYRRVAQ; this comes from the coding sequence ATGAAAAAATTTGCATTAATTTGCGCACTAAGTACAACTGCATTGTTAGTAGGCTGTGGTGACAGCGAAGAAGCAACCAACTTACCAGACAATGCACCGACAGAACAAAATACGATGAATCAGACAAGTACTGTAACCGAAACAACGGATGCCCCATTTAACTTTACTCACTTTGATTTGGATATCGAATATGCGGATGATAAAAGTTATGATGTGAGTTATGAAAATGAAGCATCCCGAGCGGAAGCACAGATTGAAGATGAAGTAAACAATACGAAGTTAGAAGGTAACGAAGCGACTAACAAATTGGTTCCGATTTTTGAAAGCTTCACATTAGATAAGGATACACCTGATGATGAAGTAATTGATGAAGTACTCCAAAAATTTGAACAACCTGACAGCTTTTTGGAACTGGAATTAGAAATTAAATTTGCAGATGGTACAGTAAAAGAGTACCGCCGCGTAGCACAGTAA
- a CDS encoding ABC transporter ATP-binding protein yields MYAFEVESLTTGYENTRIIENLNVSIQSGKITTIIGPNGCGKSTLLKTIGRILKKECGEIFLQDENMNTMSTKEIAKKLALLVQSPAAPGQLKVHELISYGRYPHRKNVGRLTKEDNEKINWAMEVTNTLEFQNREIAALSGGQRQRVWLAMALAQETDILLLDEPTTYLDMAHQLEVLEIVQQLNRTFGCTIIMVLHDLNHAARFSDELIAMKKGEVLHTGTPEQIMKADILKSVFQIDAKIMIDQEHQVPVCFSYNLMK; encoded by the coding sequence TTGTATGCATTTGAAGTTGAAAGCTTAACGACAGGTTATGAGAATACAAGAATTATCGAAAATTTAAATGTGAGCATTCAATCAGGTAAGATTACGACGATTATCGGACCGAATGGCTGCGGTAAATCTACTTTATTAAAAACAATCGGCCGTATATTAAAAAAGGAATGTGGCGAAATTTTTCTGCAGGATGAAAACATGAATACGATGTCTACTAAGGAAATCGCAAAAAAACTGGCATTACTCGTGCAGTCTCCGGCAGCACCGGGACAGCTGAAAGTACATGAGCTTATTTCGTATGGACGCTATCCTCACCGGAAAAATGTTGGACGCCTTACAAAAGAAGACAACGAAAAAATTAATTGGGCTATGGAAGTCACAAACACTTTGGAGTTCCAAAACCGGGAAATCGCAGCACTTTCAGGTGGGCAACGGCAGCGTGTGTGGCTGGCGATGGCTTTGGCGCAAGAGACCGATATTTTACTGTTGGACGAACCGACGACATACTTGGATATGGCACATCAACTGGAAGTGCTTGAAATTGTTCAGCAACTCAATAGAACGTTTGGCTGTACGATAATTATGGTGCTCCATGATTTGAACCATGCTGCAAGATTTTCAGATGAACTGATCGCGATGAAAAAGGGGGAAGTGCTTCATACGGGCACTCCCGAACAAATAATGAAAGCCGACATACTAAAAAGTGTATTCCAAATTGACGCTAAGATTATGATTGATCAGGAACATCAGGTGCCCGTCTGTTTTTCATATAATTTAATGAAATAG